Proteins encoded together in one Pseudomonas sp. TCU-HL1 window:
- a CDS encoding glutamine--tRNA ligase/YqeY domain fusion protein has product MSKPETPAASNFLRQIVQADLDAGKHTKIVTRFPPEPNGYLHIGHAKSICLNFGLAREFGGDCHLRFDDTNPAKEDQEYIDAIESDVKWLGFQWAGEVRYASNYFDQLHDWAVELIKAGKAFVCDLSPHDMRAYRGTLTEPGKNSPFRDRSVDENLDLFARMKAGEFPDGTRSLRAKIDMTSPNMNLRDPILYRIRHAHHHQTGDKWCIYPSYDFTHGQSDAIEGITHSICTLEFEDHRPLYEWFLENLPVSAQPRQYEFSRLNLNYTITSKRKLKQLVDEGHVSGWDDPRMSTLSGYRRRGYTPESIRNFCEMIGVNRASGVVDIGMLEFSIRDHLDATAPRAMCVLKPLKVVITNYPEGQVENLELPRHPKEDMGVRVLPFARELYIDAGDFEEVPPAGFKRLIPGGEVRLRGSYVIRADEAIKDADGDIVELRCSYDPDTLGKNPEGRKVKGVIHWVPAEGSVECEVRLYDRLFRSPNPEKSEEGGSFLDNINPGSLQVLSGCRAEPSLAQARPEDRFQFEREGYFVADLKETQPGKPVFNRTVTLRDSWGQ; this is encoded by the coding sequence ATGAGCAAGCCAGAGACTCCCGCCGCTTCCAACTTCCTGCGCCAGATCGTCCAGGCGGACCTGGACGCCGGCAAGCACACCAAGATCGTCACCCGTTTCCCGCCGGAGCCCAACGGCTATCTGCACATCGGTCACGCGAAGTCGATCTGCCTGAACTTCGGCCTGGCCAGGGAGTTCGGCGGTGACTGCCATCTGCGCTTCGACGACACCAACCCGGCGAAGGAAGATCAGGAGTACATCGACGCCATCGAGAGCGATGTGAAGTGGCTGGGCTTCCAGTGGGCCGGCGAGGTGCGCTACGCCTCCAACTATTTCGACCAGTTGCATGACTGGGCTGTCGAGCTGATCAAGGCCGGCAAGGCCTTCGTCTGCGACCTGTCTCCGCACGACATGCGTGCGTACCGCGGCACCCTCACAGAGCCGGGCAAGAACAGTCCGTTCCGTGACCGCTCCGTGGACGAGAACCTGGACTTGTTTGCCCGTATGAAGGCTGGCGAATTCCCGGACGGCACCCGTTCCCTGCGCGCGAAGATCGACATGACTTCGCCGAACATGAACCTGCGCGACCCGATTCTCTATCGCATTCGCCACGCCCATCACCACCAGACGGGCGACAAGTGGTGCATCTACCCGAGTTATGACTTCACCCACGGTCAGTCGGACGCCATCGAGGGCATTACCCACTCCATCTGCACCCTGGAGTTCGAGGACCATCGCCCGCTTTACGAATGGTTCCTAGAAAACCTCCCCGTTTCGGCACAGCCGCGCCAGTATGAGTTCTCGCGCCTGAACCTGAACTACACCATCACCAGCAAGCGCAAGCTCAAGCAACTGGTGGATGAAGGTCATGTGAGTGGTTGGGATGACCCACGCATGTCGACCCTGTCCGGTTATCGTCGTCGCGGCTATACCCCGGAATCCATCCGCAACTTCTGCGAGATGATCGGCGTGAACCGCGCCAGCGGTGTGGTCGATATCGGCATGCTCGAGTTCAGCATCCGCGATCATCTGGACGCCACCGCGCCGCGCGCCATGTGCGTGCTCAAGCCGCTGAAGGTGGTGATCACCAACTACCCGGAAGGTCAGGTGGAAAACCTGGAGCTGCCGCGCCATCCGAAGGAAGACATGGGTGTGCGCGTCCTGCCGTTCGCTCGCGAGCTGTACATCGATGCCGGCGACTTCGAGGAAGTACCGCCGGCTGGTTTCAAGCGCCTGATCCCCGGCGGCGAAGTGCGTCTGCGCGGTAGCTACGTGATCCGTGCCGATGAAGCGATCAAGGATGCCGATGGCGACATCGTTGAACTGCGCTGCAGCTACGACCCGGATACCTTGGGCAAGAACCCTGAGGGCCGCAAGGTCAAGGGCGTGATCCATTGGGTCCCGGCGGAAGGTAGCGTGGAGTGCGAAGTCCGCCTGTATGATCGTCTGTTCCGCTCGCCGAATCCTGAAAAGTCGGAGGAGGGTGGTAGCTTCCTCGATAACATCAATCCGGGCTCCCTGCAGGTGCTGAGCGGTTGCCGTGCCGAACCGTCGCTGGCCCAGGCGCGGCCCGAAGATCGCTTCCAGTTCGAGCGCGAGGGTTACTTCGTTGCCGACCTGAAAGAGACCCAGCCAGGCAAGCCGGTGTTCAACCGCACCGTGACCCTGCGCGATTCCTGGGGCCAATGA
- the tig gene encoding trigger factor has translation MQVSVESTSALERRMTIGVPAERVENEVTKRLQQTARRAKVAGFRPGKVPMSVIRQRFEDSARQEVLGDLIQSSFYEAVVEQKLNPAGTPAVEPKVFEKGKDLEYIATFEVFPEFQVAGFDGIAIERLQAEVGDADVDNMLDILRKQNTRFEAVARAAENGDQLNIDFVGKIDGEAFAGGSAKGTPLVLGSGRMIPGFEEALVGVKAGEERVINPTFPADYQNLDLAGKTAEFTVTVNSVSAPQLPELNDEFFSLFGIKEGGLEGFRAEVRKNMERELRQATKSKVKNQVMDGLLAANPVEVPKALIGNEVNRLRVQAVQQFGGNINPDQLPAELFEEQAKRRVVLGLIVAEVVKQFELKPDEARVRELIEEMASAYQEPEQVVAWYYKNDQQMNEVRSVVLEEQVVDTVLQKANVTDKAVSYEEAVKPADAPKAD, from the coding sequence ATGCAAGTTTCTGTAGAAAGCACCTCCGCTCTTGAGCGCCGCATGACCATCGGCGTGCCGGCCGAGCGCGTCGAGAACGAAGTGACCAAGCGCCTGCAGCAGACTGCCCGCCGCGCCAAGGTTGCCGGCTTCCGTCCGGGCAAGGTTCCGATGAGCGTCATTCGTCAGCGCTTCGAAGACTCCGCTCGTCAGGAAGTTCTGGGCGACCTGATCCAGTCTTCCTTCTATGAGGCCGTTGTCGAGCAGAAGCTGAACCCTGCTGGCACGCCGGCCGTCGAGCCGAAAGTGTTCGAGAAGGGCAAGGATCTGGAATACATCGCCACTTTCGAAGTGTTCCCCGAGTTCCAGGTGGCTGGCTTCGACGGCATCGCCATCGAGCGCCTGCAGGCCGAAGTGGGTGACGCTGACGTTGACAACATGCTGGACATCCTGCGCAAGCAGAACACCCGCTTCGAGGCCGTCGCGCGTGCAGCCGAGAACGGCGACCAGCTGAACATCGATTTCGTTGGCAAGATCGACGGCGAAGCCTTTGCTGGTGGTTCCGCCAAGGGCACTCCGCTGGTGCTGGGCTCCGGCCGCATGATCCCAGGCTTCGAAGAGGCGCTGGTTGGCGTCAAGGCCGGTGAGGAGCGTGTGATCAACCCGACTTTCCCGGCTGATTACCAGAACCTGGACCTGGCTGGTAAGACCGCCGAGTTTACCGTGACCGTCAACAGCGTTTCCGCTCCGCAACTGCCGGAACTGAACGATGAGTTCTTCTCCCTGTTCGGTATCAAGGAGGGCGGTCTCGAAGGTTTCCGCGCCGAAGTTCGCAAGAACATGGAGCGTGAACTGCGCCAGGCCACCAAGTCCAAGGTGAAGAACCAGGTAATGGACGGCCTGCTGGCTGCCAACCCGGTTGAAGTGCCGAAGGCCCTGATCGGCAACGAAGTGAACCGCCTGCGCGTGCAAGCTGTTCAGCAGTTCGGCGGCAACATCAACCCTGACCAACTGCCGGCCGAGCTGTTCGAAGAACAAGCCAAGCGTCGTGTGGTCCTGGGTCTGATCGTCGCTGAGGTCGTCAAGCAGTTCGAACTCAAGCCTGACGAAGCCCGCGTGCGCGAGCTGATTGAAGAGATGGCCTCCGCTTATCAGGAGCCCGAGCAAGTCGTGGCCTGGTACTACAAGAACGACCAGCAGATGAACGAAGTTCGTTCTGTTGTGCTGGAAGAGCAAGTTGTAGATACTGTCCTGCAGAAGGCCAACGTAACCGATAAAGCGGTTTCCTACGAAGAGGCAGTCAAGCCGGCAGACGCTCCGAAAGCCGACTGA
- the clpP gene encoding ATP-dependent Clp endopeptidase proteolytic subunit ClpP has protein sequence MSRNSFMQQMPDIQAAGGLVPMVIEQSARGERAYDIYSRLLKERVIFLVGPVEDYMANLVVAQLLFLEAENPDKDIQLYINSPGGSVTAGMSIYDTMQFIKPDVSTLCIGQACSMGALLLAGGAAGKRFCLPHSRMMIHQPLGGFQGQASDIEIHAREILTIRERLNKILADHTGQPIDVIARDTDRDNFMSGDEAVKYRLIDQVLSKRQLVG, from the coding sequence ATGTCCCGCAATTCTTTTATGCAGCAAATGCCTGACATCCAAGCCGCTGGCGGTCTGGTGCCGATGGTGATCGAGCAGTCCGCCCGTGGCGAGCGTGCTTACGATATCTACTCGCGCCTGTTGAAGGAGCGCGTGATCTTCCTGGTGGGGCCGGTAGAAGACTACATGGCGAACCTGGTGGTGGCGCAGCTTCTGTTCCTCGAGGCCGAGAACCCCGACAAGGACATCCAGCTCTACATCAACTCCCCAGGTGGTTCGGTCACTGCGGGCATGTCGATCTATGACACCATGCAGTTCATCAAGCCCGACGTATCGACGCTCTGCATTGGCCAGGCCTGCAGCATGGGTGCCTTGCTGCTTGCTGGTGGCGCTGCTGGCAAGCGATTCTGCCTGCCGCACTCGCGCATGATGATTCACCAGCCGCTGGGTGGTTTCCAGGGGCAGGCATCGGATATCGAAATCCATGCCCGTGAAATCCTCACCATTCGCGAGCGCCTGAACAAGATCCTGGCCGACCACACCGGCCAGCCGATTGATGTGATTGCGCGCGACACCGATCGTGACAACTTCATGAGCGGCGACGAAGCGGTCAAATATCGCCTGATCGACCAGGTGCTTAGCAAGCGCCAGCTCGTGGGCTAA
- the cysS gene encoding cysteine--tRNA ligase, whose amino-acid sequence MTLSIYNTLSKIKEPLKPLVGNQVRMYVCGMTVYDFCHIGHARVMVAFDVVARWLRHRDYDLTYVRNITDIDDKIIRRANENGEPFEALVERMIAAMHEDEARLSVLRPDIEPRATGHIAGMHEMIQTLIDKGFAYAPGNGDVYYRVGKFEGYGKLSRRKIDELKIGARIEVDEIKEDPLDFVLWKGAKPGEPSWESPWGAGRPGWHIECSVMSTCCLGETFDIHGGGPDLVFPHHENEIAQSEAATGKLYANAWMHAGAVRVDGEKMSKSLGNFFTIREVLEKYHPEVVRYLLVSSHYRSPINYSEESLKEAKGALERFYHALRGLPDAVPAGGDEFVERFAAAMDDDFNSPEACAVLFEMVREVNRLRDGDLPAAAALAAQLKVLAGLLGVLQLEPDAFLRAGAEGKIDAAEVEALIQARLQARADKNWAESDRIRDQLGTMGVVLEDGKGGTTWRLAD is encoded by the coding sequence ATGACGCTGTCGATCTACAACACCCTCAGCAAGATCAAGGAGCCGCTGAAGCCGCTGGTCGGCAATCAGGTGCGCATGTACGTCTGTGGCATGACCGTCTATGACTTCTGCCACATTGGCCATGCCCGTGTGATGGTGGCTTTCGACGTGGTGGCGCGCTGGTTGCGCCACCGTGATTACGACCTCACCTATGTGCGCAACATCACTGACATCGACGACAAGATCATTCGTCGTGCCAATGAGAACGGCGAGCCGTTCGAGGCGCTGGTGGAGCGCATGATCGCGGCGATGCACGAGGATGAGGCGCGCCTCTCCGTGCTGCGTCCTGACATCGAACCGCGTGCCACGGGCCACATCGCCGGCATGCACGAGATGATCCAGACCCTGATCGACAAGGGGTTCGCCTACGCTCCGGGCAACGGCGACGTGTACTACCGCGTCGGCAAGTTCGAAGGTTACGGCAAGCTATCGCGGCGCAAGATTGACGAGCTGAAGATCGGCGCGCGCATCGAAGTGGATGAAATCAAGGAAGACCCGCTGGACTTCGTGCTCTGGAAGGGGGCCAAGCCGGGCGAGCCGAGCTGGGAGTCCCCCTGGGGTGCTGGCCGTCCGGGCTGGCACATCGAATGCTCGGTGATGTCCACCTGCTGCCTGGGTGAGACCTTCGACATTCACGGCGGCGGTCCGGACCTGGTCTTCCCGCACCACGAAAACGAGATCGCCCAGAGCGAGGCGGCCACCGGCAAGCTCTACGCCAATGCCTGGATGCATGCCGGCGCAGTGCGCGTGGATGGCGAGAAGATGTCCAAGTCCCTGGGTAACTTCTTCACTATTCGTGAGGTGCTGGAAAAGTATCACCCGGAAGTGGTGCGCTACCTGTTGGTATCCAGCCACTACCGAAGCCCGATCAACTATTCCGAAGAAAGCCTCAAGGAAGCCAAGGGCGCTCTGGAACGTTTCTACCACGCCCTGCGTGGCCTGCCCGACGCTGTTCCGGCGGGGGGCGATGAGTTCGTCGAGCGCTTCGCGGCAGCCATGGATGACGACTTCAACAGTCCGGAAGCCTGCGCCGTGCTCTTCGAGATGGTGCGCGAAGTGAACCGTCTGCGTGATGGCGACCTGCCGGCCGCCGCTGCCCTGGCGGCGCAGCTCAAGGTGCTGGCCGGCCTGCTTGGCGTACTGCAACTGGAGCCTGACGCGTTCCTGCGCGCGGGTGCCGAGGGCAAGATCGATGCAGCAGAGGTCGAGGCGCTGATCCAGGCGCGCCTGCAGGCGCGTGCGGATAAGAATTGGGCCGAATCCGATCGCATTCGTGACCAGTTAGGCACCATGGGCGTTGTGCTGGAAGACGGTAAGGGTGGTACCACCTGGCGTCTGGCTGACTGA
- the folD gene encoding bifunctional methylenetetrahydrofolate dehydrogenase/methenyltetrahydrofolate cyclohydrolase FolD: MTAQLIDGKTIAARLRQQIAQRVAERRQQGLRVPGLAVILVGSDPASQVYVAHKRKDCEEVGFLSQAHDLPASTSQAELLALIDRLNEDPAIDGILVQLPLPDHLDASQLLERIHPDKDVDGFHPYNVGRLAQRIPLLRPCTPKGIMALLESTGADLYGMNAVIVGASNIVGRPMALELLLAGCTVTVTHRFTRDLAGHVGNADLVVVAAGKPGLVKGEWIKPGAIVIDVGINRQNDGKLVGDVEYDVAAQRASWITPVPGGVGPMTRACLLENTLYAAETLHA; this comes from the coding sequence ATGACCGCACAACTGATCGACGGCAAAACGATCGCCGCCCGCCTCCGCCAACAGATAGCCCAACGTGTCGCCGAGCGGCGCCAGCAAGGGCTGCGAGTCCCCGGCCTCGCGGTTATCCTGGTCGGCAGCGATCCCGCCTCCCAGGTCTACGTCGCGCACAAGCGCAAGGACTGCGAGGAAGTCGGCTTCTTGTCCCAGGCTCATGACCTGCCCGCCAGCACCAGCCAGGCTGAGCTGCTGGCATTGATCGACCGCCTTAATGAAGACCCCGCCATCGATGGCATCCTGGTCCAACTGCCGCTGCCGGATCACCTCGATGCGTCGCAACTCCTGGAGCGCATCCACCCCGACAAGGACGTGGACGGTTTCCATCCTTATAACGTTGGCCGCCTGGCCCAGCGCATCCCCCTGCTTCGCCCCTGCACGCCCAAGGGCATCATGGCCCTACTGGAAAGCACTGGCGCAGATCTCTACGGAATGAATGCCGTTATAGTCGGCGCATCCAACATCGTCGGCCGCCCCATGGCGCTGGAGCTGCTGTTGGCCGGTTGCACCGTGACCGTCACCCATCGATTCACCAGGGATCTGGCTGGCCACGTCGGCAATGCCGACCTGGTAGTGGTCGCCGCCGGCAAGCCGGGCCTGGTGAAGGGCGAATGGATCAAGCCCGGCGCGATCGTCATTGATGTCGGCATCAACCGCCAGAACGACGGCAAGCTGGTAGGCGACGTGGAGTATGACGTGGCCGCGCAACGCGCCAGCTGGATCACCCCGGTACCCGGCGGCGTAGGCCCAATGACACGAGCCTGCCTGCTGGAAAACACGCTGTACGCCGCGGAAACGCTTCACGCTTGA